The Armatimonadota bacterium DNA window ACACTTATTCCTATAGAGGAAATGCACATCGACGATCTGCTGCGCAATGTAACTGAAAGGGGAGCATCGGACCTTCACTTGACAGTCGGCCTGCCGCCGATACTCCGCGTGGACGGTTCGCTTGTACGCACCAACTATCAGCCATTGGGGCCTAGCGACACACAGCGAATCGTATATGACATCCTTACAAATGAGCAGGTAGAGAAGTTTGAGCGCACAAAGGAACTCGACTTTTCCTATGGTGTGAAGGGCATAGGCAGGTTTCGTGTGAATGTCTACAGGCAGCGAGGAAGTGTTGGGGCAGCGTTGAGATCGATCCCGGATCAGATTCCCACATTCGAGCAGCTCGGACTTCCGCCGATCTTGAGGGAACTGACCAAGAAGCACAGCGGGTTGATTCTGGTTACAGGCCCGACCGGAAGCGGCAAATCGACCACCATCGCATGCATGATCGACACCATCAACAGTGAGAACCCGGTGCATATTATGACCATGGAGGACCCGATAGAGTATCTCCACCGGCACAAGAGAGGGATGGTCAACCAGCGCGAACTCGGTCAGGATACTGACGCATTCGGTAACGCACTGCGTGCCGTGCTGCGCGAAGACCCAGACGTGATCCTCATAGGAGAAATGCGCGACCTTGAGACCATTTCCGCCGCGCTGACACTTGCGGAGACAGGCCACCTTGTTTTCGGCACACTGCACACAAGGTGCGCGCCACAGACCATAGACCGTGTTGTCGACGTCTTTCCGCCGCACCAGCAGGACCAGATAAGGGTGCAGCTCTCCAACACTATCGAATCTGTCGTGGCGCAGCAGCTTTTGCCGCGGACCGGCGGAGGCAGATGTGCGGCCATCGAGATTATGGTTGCCACCAGCGCTATCAGAAACCTGATACGTGAAGGCAAGACCTATCAGATTTACAGCGCCCTGGAAACAGGCGCGCAGTTCGGTATGCAGACTATGGATAGACAGCTCTCCGATATGCATCGGATGGGCTATATATCCCAGGAAGAAGCGCTTTCACGCGCTATCGACAGAGAAAACCTGAAAAGATTGATCCAGGGAGGTTAAGCAAATATGTCAACCTTTGTCTATTCTGCTCTGGACCCGAGCGGTAAAACCGTCAAGGGAAAAGTGGATGCAGAGAGCGAACAGTTAGTGCTCTCCAAACTTCATGAACAGAGATAT harbors:
- a CDS encoding type IV pilus twitching motility protein PilT, with the protein product MHIDDLLRNVTERGASDLHLTVGLPPILRVDGSLVRTNYQPLGPSDTQRIVYDILTNEQVEKFERTKELDFSYGVKGIGRFRVNVYRQRGSVGAALRSIPDQIPTFEQLGLPPILRELTKKHSGLILVTGPTGSGKSTTIACMIDTINSENPVHIMTMEDPIEYLHRHKRGMVNQRELGQDTDAFGNALRAVLREDPDVILIGEMRDLETISAALTLAETGHLVFGTLHTRCAPQTIDRVVDVFPPHQQDQIRVQLSNTIESVVAQQLLPRTGGGRCAAIEIMVATSAIRNLIREGKTYQIYSALETGAQFGMQTMDRQLSDMHRMGYISQEEALSRAIDRENLKRLIQGG